The proteins below come from a single Psychrobacter sp. FDAARGOS_221 genomic window:
- a CDS encoding PspC domain-containing protein — protein sequence MAKLTKLHRSRNHRMIAGVMGGVAEYFGWSPNLTRILFVIISSASAAVPGILIYLILWLIMPKATAASYAA from the coding sequence ATGGCTAAGTTAACAAAACTACATCGGTCTCGCAATCACCGCATGATTGCTGGTGTGATGGGCGGAGTGGCTGAATATTTTGGTTGGTCACCGAACCTGACCCGTATTTTATTCGTCATTATTTCGTCAGCTAGCGCTGCGGTTCCAGGTATTTTGATTTACCTTATTCTATGGCTAATCATGCCAAAAGCGACTGCCGCATCTTATGCTGCATAA
- the glyQ gene encoding glycine--tRNA ligase subunit alpha, whose protein sequence is MTFQELILTLQTYWAEKGCVVLQPYDMEVGAGTFHTATFLRSLGPEIWNAAYVQPSRRPTDGRYGDNPNRLQHYYQFQVVMKPNPPNIQELYLGSLEAIGIDTLTHDVRFVEDNWESPTLGAWGLGWEVWLNGMEVTQFTYFQQVGGLECFPVTGEITYGLERLAMYIQGVDSVYDLVWTDGEFGKVTYGDVFHQNEVEQSTYNFEHADVPKMFDLFDFYEQQADKLVAADLPLPAYEMVLKASHTFNLLDARGAISVTERQRFILRVRTLARKVAQGYVQARAKLGFPLADEAHKEAALKKYLPKEESSTDEANAKPENKSKQKSKDK, encoded by the coding sequence ATGACTTTTCAAGAACTGATTTTGACATTGCAAACTTATTGGGCAGAAAAAGGCTGTGTGGTGTTACAACCTTACGATATGGAAGTCGGTGCAGGAACGTTCCATACCGCGACTTTTTTACGTTCATTAGGGCCTGAAATTTGGAACGCCGCTTATGTGCAGCCATCACGTCGTCCTACTGATGGCCGTTATGGTGATAACCCCAACCGTTTGCAGCATTATTATCAGTTCCAAGTGGTCATGAAGCCAAACCCGCCTAATATTCAAGAGTTGTATCTGGGTTCACTTGAAGCTATTGGTATCGATACCTTGACCCATGACGTGCGTTTCGTCGAAGACAACTGGGAGTCGCCAACCCTAGGTGCTTGGGGTCTGGGCTGGGAAGTATGGCTAAACGGTATGGAAGTGACTCAGTTTACTTACTTCCAGCAAGTGGGCGGCCTAGAATGCTTCCCAGTCACCGGTGAGATTACTTATGGTCTTGAGCGTCTGGCCATGTATATTCAAGGTGTCGATAGTGTTTATGACTTAGTTTGGACCGATGGCGAATTTGGTAAAGTAACGTATGGTGATGTATTCCATCAAAACGAAGTGGAGCAATCAACCTACAACTTTGAGCATGCTGACGTGCCTAAGATGTTTGATTTATTTGACTTTTATGAGCAGCAAGCGGACAAACTAGTGGCAGCTGACTTGCCATTGCCAGCCTATGAGATGGTGTTAAAAGCCTCGCATACCTTTAACTTACTCGATGCGCGTGGTGCGATTTCGGTCACTGAGCGTCAACGCTTTATTCTAAGAGTGCGTACTTTAGCGCGCAAAGTGGCACAAGGTTATGTGCAGGCACGTGCTAAGCTTGGTTTCCCATTGGCCGATGAGGCGCACAAAGAGGCGGCCTTGAAGAAGTATTTGCCGAAAGAAGAGTCGTCGACAGACGAGGCAAACGCTAAGCCAGAGAACAAGTCTAAGCAAAAATCAAAAGACAAGTAA
- the glyS gene encoding glycine--tRNA ligase subunit beta, protein MSTILFELGSEELPPKSLKPLRDSLQASVESQLKDANISYNSLKAFAAPRRLAIQIEGISEKQPDRIEQKRGPAVKAAYDADGNPTRAAQGFAKGLGIDPSELITIETDKGDYIGYELTVHGQATTELLPNIFQTALDNLPIAKRMRSGASREEFVRPVKWLVLMQDDQVIDATVQGLQAGNQTLGHRYHSPEAQNIAHAKDYETVLENAKVIADFDRRQQLITDRVKALADEVNAEAIVPQDLLDEVTALVDLPVALRATFEERFLQVPQEALISTMQADQKYFCLTDKDGKLQPYFIFISNIESKDPSQVVTGNEKVVRPRLADAEFFFLQDQKQPLIEMAESLKNRVFQDKLGTIWEKSERIAKLAGFIAALFKEENIAGYADIDVEQTTRAAILAKADLTSTLVGEFPELQGVAGTYYARLNGEPEAIAAAIEEQYLPKFSGDALPKTAVGICLALADRIDTLVGIFGIDQAPTGSKDPFSLRRSAIGVLRILIEKQLPINLVSLIEQAIVNYQGKLPHAGETLTQVIDFINSRYRAMYTEQGVSVDTIQAVLAINPHMPLDFDQRIHAVSEFRSLPQAATLAEINKRVANILAKSEGEASESVDESLLTEEAEKTLYQALSTAKTEVAPLQAAANYTQILQSLATLEAPLTGFFDHVMVNSDDPALKANRLTLLKQVRELFLTVADVGELQI, encoded by the coding sequence ATGAGTACAATTTTATTTGAACTAGGTAGTGAAGAGCTACCGCCAAAGAGCCTAAAGCCATTACGTGACTCACTGCAAGCCAGTGTTGAAAGCCAATTAAAAGACGCGAATATCAGCTATAACAGCTTAAAAGCCTTTGCTGCACCGCGTCGCCTTGCTATTCAAATTGAAGGTATCAGCGAAAAGCAGCCAGACCGTATCGAACAAAAGCGTGGTCCTGCGGTCAAAGCGGCCTATGATGCAGACGGCAATCCAACCCGTGCTGCACAAGGTTTTGCCAAGGGTCTAGGTATCGATCCTAGTGAGCTGATTACCATTGAAACCGACAAAGGTGATTATATCGGCTATGAGCTAACCGTACATGGTCAGGCGACCACTGAGCTGCTGCCTAATATCTTCCAAACCGCCTTGGATAACTTGCCAATCGCCAAGCGTATGCGTTCAGGTGCGAGCCGTGAAGAGTTCGTACGCCCCGTAAAATGGTTGGTATTGATGCAAGATGATCAAGTGATTGATGCCACAGTGCAAGGCCTACAGGCGGGTAACCAAACCTTGGGTCATCGCTATCATTCACCTGAAGCGCAAAATATTGCTCATGCCAAAGACTATGAAACCGTGCTTGAGAATGCCAAAGTCATTGCTGATTTTGATCGTCGCCAACAGTTAATTACCGATCGTGTTAAAGCCTTGGCCGATGAAGTCAACGCTGAAGCCATTGTGCCGCAAGACTTGTTAGATGAAGTGACTGCCCTGGTTGATTTGCCAGTGGCGCTGCGAGCGACATTTGAAGAGCGCTTTTTGCAAGTGCCACAAGAAGCTTTAATTAGCACCATGCAAGCGGATCAAAAATATTTCTGCTTAACCGATAAAGACGGCAAATTGCAGCCATACTTTATCTTTATTAGTAATATCGAATCAAAAGACCCAAGCCAAGTAGTCACTGGTAACGAGAAAGTGGTACGTCCACGTTTGGCCGATGCTGAGTTCTTCTTCTTACAAGATCAAAAGCAGCCGTTGATTGAAATGGCAGAAAGCTTAAAGAATCGAGTATTCCAAGATAAGCTGGGTACGATTTGGGAGAAGTCTGAACGTATCGCTAAGTTGGCAGGCTTTATTGCTGCGTTATTTAAAGAAGAAAATATCGCCGGTTACGCTGACATTGATGTTGAGCAGACCACACGTGCAGCGATATTGGCCAAAGCCGACTTGACCAGTACCTTAGTGGGTGAATTCCCAGAACTGCAAGGGGTTGCCGGTACCTATTATGCGCGCTTAAATGGTGAGCCTGAAGCGATTGCCGCTGCGATAGAAGAGCAGTATTTACCGAAGTTCAGTGGTGATGCATTACCAAAAACAGCAGTCGGTATTTGCCTAGCACTGGCAGATCGTATTGACACTCTGGTTGGTATTTTTGGTATCGACCAAGCCCCAACTGGCTCAAAAGATCCGTTTAGCTTGCGCCGTTCAGCCATTGGCGTGCTGCGTATCTTAATTGAAAAGCAGTTGCCGATTAATCTGGTCAGCTTGATTGAACAAGCGATTGTTAATTATCAAGGCAAACTGCCTCATGCTGGCGAGACCTTAACCCAAGTTATCGACTTTATTAATTCACGTTATCGTGCGATGTATACTGAGCAGGGCGTGAGCGTTGATACCATTCAAGCGGTATTGGCCATTAATCCACACATGCCACTTGATTTCGATCAGCGCATTCATGCGGTCAGTGAGTTCCGCAGCTTACCGCAAGCGGCGACCTTGGCTGAGATTAACAAACGTGTGGCCAATATTTTAGCCAAATCAGAAGGCGAAGCGTCTGAGTCAGTCGATGAGTCATTGCTAACAGAAGAGGCTGAGAAGACCTTGTATCAAGCATTGAGCACAGCCAAAACAGAAGTGGCGCCATTGCAAGCTGCTGCAAATTATACTCAAATCTTACAATCACTTGCTACGCTTGAAGCACCGTTAACTGGCTTCTTTGATCACGTCATGGTTAATAGTGATGATCCGGCATTAAAAGCCAATCGTCTGACCTTATTAAAGCAGGTGCGTGAGCTGTTCTTGACTGTCGCCGATGTGGGTGAATTACAGATCTAA
- a CDS encoding AI-2E family transporter, translating to MIENWTRELVTQRVLTATLLVILSILCFKVVQFFIVPAIWAAILAYVTFPVYRFFHQKVMLSSNLSAGIMTICISLILGVPVVLGLFVLQQEAVNLYSTLLHRIKVGYVDLPEEIKDLPVIGQQIKDMLWEINKDPEASLSAFRAWLQSHLYYGKLALDVALSTMAKLGMALMTIFFFYRDGISLMKQIRQALRNIIGNRIDDYIDSVGSTTQAVVYGIGLTAVAQAVLAGVGYYFAGAPNPILLTLMTFVVALIPFGTPFAWMGVALWLFTQGMAAEAIGLTLWGMLVISWVDNLIRPIVISGATKIPFIIIFIGVLGGLTAFGFVGLFIGPVVLAIGLAVWREWINQHRNIIFAPCYTQLDEHEWKPADRPMSLEISPNVVTFSKYPFADAPIEGITPEPLGSDGSHKKDHNHSDLHHD from the coding sequence ATGATTGAGAACTGGACACGAGAGCTGGTTACACAGCGTGTGTTGACCGCGACTTTGTTGGTTATTTTATCGATTCTGTGCTTTAAAGTAGTACAGTTTTTTATCGTGCCTGCCATTTGGGCCGCTATTTTGGCCTATGTTACGTTCCCGGTATATCGTTTTTTCCATCAAAAGGTGATGCTGAGCTCAAATCTGAGTGCCGGCATTATGACCATTTGTATCTCGCTGATTCTAGGCGTGCCAGTGGTATTGGGATTGTTTGTGTTGCAGCAAGAAGCGGTCAACTTATACAGCACCTTGTTACATCGCATCAAGGTCGGTTATGTCGATTTGCCTGAAGAGATTAAAGATCTACCTGTGATTGGTCAGCAAATTAAAGACATGTTATGGGAAATTAACAAAGATCCTGAAGCATCGCTGAGTGCCTTTAGAGCCTGGTTGCAGTCGCACCTGTATTACGGCAAGTTAGCGCTGGATGTCGCATTAAGTACCATGGCTAAGCTGGGTATGGCGTTGATGACCATCTTCTTTTTCTACCGTGATGGTATCAGCTTGATGAAGCAGATTCGCCAAGCGCTGCGTAATATCATTGGCAACCGTATTGATGACTACATTGACTCGGTGGGATCAACCACGCAAGCCGTGGTTTATGGCATTGGCTTAACGGCTGTTGCGCAAGCAGTATTAGCCGGTGTTGGCTATTACTTTGCTGGGGCGCCGAACCCTATTTTGCTAACGCTGATGACCTTTGTGGTCGCCTTAATTCCGTTTGGTACGCCATTTGCTTGGATGGGCGTTGCGCTATGGCTATTCACGCAGGGTATGGCAGCAGAGGCGATTGGTTTGACGCTTTGGGGTATGTTGGTTATTAGCTGGGTAGATAACCTAATTCGTCCGATTGTTATCTCAGGCGCGACTAAAATTCCATTTATCATTATCTTTATCGGGGTGTTAGGCGGCTTAACTGCCTTTGGTTTCGTGGGTCTATTTATTGGTCCTGTGGTATTAGCAATTGGCTTGGCCGTATGGCGTGAGTGGATTAATCAACATCGAAATATTATTTTTGCACCTTGTTATACTCAGTTAGATGAGCACGAGTGGAAGCCTGCCGATAGACCCATGTCACTAGAGATTTCACCCAACGTGGTGACCTTTAGTAAGTATCCGTTTGCTGATGCGCCAATCGAAGGTATTACTCCTGAGCCACTAGGCTCTGATGGGTCACATAAAAAAGATCATAACCATTCAGACCTACACCATGACTAA
- a CDS encoding 4-phosphoerythronate dehydrogenase codes for MSMFTIVADSNIAHLHDYFNEKNLKQPVNVITMAGRDITADVLQQHQPDTLLIRSVTQITPQLLDSNSSVKFIGSATIGTDHVNEGYVSLRGMRFVNAAGCSKHSVAQYVMTAILQLRPEYWSDDANKSDKPVKLGIIGLGNIGTTLARYALDLGWEVLGYDPFQSRNVINNASFDEVISNSDVISLHVPLTLPGYSELPTQHMINSAVLEKMPADTMLINTSRGAVVNEADLLANLDKNSERQVVLDVFEHEPTVSAELIDKLAIATPHIAGYTVEGKLRGTQMIFDSFARSYGPKGADVLDIEPMALMDDLLPDNPYQWQQLKENPQQLTEFYDIKGDDKLLRDSVDSSEQAVPAKAFDALRKNYALRREWLFNTRQ; via the coding sequence TTGTCCATGTTCACTATCGTTGCTGACAGTAATATCGCCCATTTACATGATTATTTTAATGAGAAAAATCTTAAGCAACCGGTCAATGTCATCACTATGGCAGGACGCGATATCACGGCAGACGTGTTACAGCAGCATCAGCCGGATACGCTGCTGATTCGCTCGGTCACTCAGATAACGCCACAGCTATTAGATAGCAATAGCAGCGTTAAATTTATTGGCTCAGCGACCATCGGTACCGACCATGTTAATGAAGGTTATGTCAGCCTAAGAGGCATGCGCTTTGTGAATGCGGCGGGCTGTAGCAAACATTCAGTGGCGCAATATGTAATGACTGCTATTTTGCAATTGCGTCCTGAGTATTGGTCAGATGATGCCAATAAATCAGACAAGCCGGTTAAGTTAGGCATCATTGGTCTGGGTAATATCGGCACCACATTGGCACGCTATGCACTTGATTTGGGCTGGGAAGTGTTGGGTTATGATCCGTTTCAATCAAGAAACGTGATTAATAATGCCAGCTTTGATGAGGTGATTAGTAACAGTGATGTCATCAGTTTACACGTGCCGTTGACCCTGCCAGGCTATAGTGAGCTGCCGACTCAGCATATGATTAACAGTGCTGTTTTGGAAAAGATGCCGGCAGATACCATGCTCATTAATACCTCACGAGGTGCTGTGGTCAATGAAGCAGACTTGCTGGCTAATTTGGATAAAAACTCTGAGCGTCAGGTTGTACTTGATGTATTCGAACATGAGCCAACCGTCAGTGCTGAGCTAATAGATAAACTGGCCATTGCCACACCGCATATTGCCGGTTATACAGTCGAAGGCAAATTACGTGGTACGCAAATGATCTTTGATAGTTTCGCCCGCTCTTACGGCCCTAAGGGTGCGGATGTGCTAGACATTGAACCGATGGCGCTGATGGATGACTTGTTACCTGATAATCCGTATCAATGGCAGCAGCTAAAAGAGAATCCACAACAGCTGACTGAGTTTTATGATATCAAAGGTGATGATAAGCTGCTAAGAGACAGTGTCGATAGCAGTGAGCAAGCCGTACCTGCCAAGGCGTTTGATGCGCTTCGCAAAAACTATGCCCTGCGCCGTGAGTGGTTGTTCAATACCAGACAATAA
- the epmA gene encoding EF-P lysine aminoacylase EpmA: MTNDLSSHLLTEHIDYHPTMSLPMAQKRAQMLATIRQFFAEREVLEVQTPMMSQAGNTDIFVPSISTNVTVQDKPQTHYLHTSPEFAMKRMLASWQVAMYQICPVFRDNEVGGRHNSEFTMLEWYRPDFTLEMLADELANLLSVVYGTPQNLTHYSYSQAFGDYVGIHPLTASLESIIEVATQHGFGRLGLGDDRQGWLDVLFSHLVEPKLGFDAPTLITNYPPATAALAKVEKDDDGNEVAKRFELYINGIEIANAYDELADGQALKARFEADNEERARRGLPIMPIDEHLVAACDDLPECSGIALGVDRLLMVLTGVDSIDDVIGFGVGRA; the protein is encoded by the coding sequence ATGACCAACGATTTATCTTCACATTTGTTGACTGAGCACATTGATTATCACCCAACCATGAGCTTACCGATGGCGCAAAAGCGGGCGCAAATGCTGGCAACGATACGCCAGTTTTTCGCAGAGCGTGAGGTGCTAGAAGTGCAAACGCCGATGATGTCTCAGGCGGGTAACACCGATATATTTGTGCCGTCTATATCGACTAATGTAACCGTGCAAGATAAGCCGCAGACTCATTATTTGCATACCTCGCCTGAGTTTGCGATGAAGCGGATGCTCGCAAGCTGGCAGGTCGCCATGTATCAAATCTGTCCGGTATTTAGGGACAACGAAGTGGGCGGTCGTCATAACAGTGAATTTACGATGCTTGAATGGTATCGCCCAGACTTTACGCTTGAGATGCTTGCAGACGAGCTGGCCAACTTGCTCAGTGTGGTCTATGGCACACCTCAAAACCTAACTCATTATAGCTACAGCCAAGCGTTTGGCGACTATGTCGGCATTCATCCTTTAACCGCCAGTCTGGAGTCTATCATTGAGGTTGCCACGCAGCATGGCTTTGGGCGTTTAGGATTGGGTGATGACCGTCAGGGCTGGCTAGATGTGCTGTTTAGCCATTTGGTAGAACCAAAACTCGGCTTTGATGCACCGACTTTGATTACCAATTATCCGCCGGCAACAGCCGCACTGGCTAAGGTTGAAAAAGACGATGACGGTAACGAGGTTGCCAAGCGCTTTGAGCTGTATATTAACGGGATTGAGATTGCCAATGCCTATGATGAGCTAGCGGACGGTCAGGCATTAAAAGCACGGTTTGAGGCCGATAATGAGGAGCGTGCGCGCCGCGGATTACCGATTATGCCCATTGATGAGCATCTCGTCGCCGCTTGTGATGATCTGCCAGAGTGTAGTGGCATTGCGTTGGGTGTTGATAGGCTATTAATGGTGCTAACTGGTGTGGATAGCATTGATGATGTTATTGGCTTTGGGGTTGGTCGGGCTTAG
- a CDS encoding dsDNA-mimic protein, translating to MKNCLQITQLASDAHERDLRTAEKLNLHTHIMMCSGCRAYYKNSKALSAMMKEMKAQEDSPTTK from the coding sequence ATGAAAAACTGCCTTCAAATTACTCAGCTTGCCAGCGACGCACACGAACGCGACCTACGTACTGCTGAAAAACTAAACCTACACACCCATATTATGATGTGCTCTGGTTGCCGTGCTTATTACAAAAACAGCAAGGCGCTGAGTGCGATGATGAAAGAGATGAAAGCGCAGGAAGATAGCCCGACAACTAAATGA